Proteins encoded within one genomic window of Bradyrhizobium sp. 186:
- a CDS encoding DUF2855 family protein → MTATDFIVARNDFETCKVIATELPDSDALPPDALLVKVDRFAFTANNITYAVLGDELKYWQLFPAPNGFGNIPVWGLGEVVASRHPNVAVGERLFGYFPMATHLVIEAADVSKRSLRDGAAHRQGVAPVYNAYARVSGDPAYAGRQGDYQALLRPLFMLSFLVDDFLAENDDFGARAVLLSSASSKTAFGLAHLLHTRGRKVIALTSAGNTGFVASLGCYDEVVTYDRVTSLPPDVPVAFVDMAGNSALRAELHRHFGYQMKCSVRVGLTHRASDADEGELPGAKPRWFFAPDQIRKRAKEWGPGGIEQRLGAAWSGFAPLLERCLTVVESRGPEAVRQVYLDTLKGRIPPEQGHMLSLLG, encoded by the coding sequence ATGACAGCCACCGACTTCATCGTTGCGCGAAACGATTTCGAAACCTGCAAGGTGATCGCGACAGAGCTTCCCGACTCGGATGCGCTGCCGCCTGACGCCCTGCTCGTGAAGGTCGACCGGTTCGCCTTCACCGCCAACAACATCACCTACGCGGTGCTCGGCGACGAGCTGAAATATTGGCAGCTCTTCCCCGCGCCGAACGGCTTCGGCAACATTCCGGTATGGGGCCTTGGCGAGGTGGTCGCCTCCAGGCATCCGAATGTTGCCGTGGGCGAGCGGCTGTTCGGCTATTTCCCGATGGCGACGCATCTCGTCATCGAGGCCGCCGATGTCAGCAAGCGCAGCTTGCGCGACGGCGCCGCGCACCGGCAAGGCGTGGCCCCGGTCTACAACGCCTATGCACGCGTCAGCGGCGATCCCGCTTACGCGGGACGGCAAGGCGACTATCAGGCGCTGCTGCGGCCACTGTTCATGCTGTCGTTCCTGGTCGACGATTTTCTAGCCGAGAACGACGATTTCGGCGCGCGTGCTGTGCTGCTATCGAGCGCCTCGAGCAAGACCGCGTTCGGGCTTGCCCATCTCCTGCATACGCGGGGCCGCAAGGTGATCGCCCTGACATCGGCCGGCAATACCGGTTTCGTCGCGTCGCTCGGCTGCTATGACGAGGTCGTCACCTATGACCGCGTGACCTCGCTGCCGCCGGACGTTCCCGTCGCCTTCGTCGACATGGCCGGCAACAGCGCGCTGCGTGCGGAGTTGCACCGGCATTTCGGTTACCAGATGAAGTGCTCCGTGCGCGTCGGATTGACGCATCGCGCCAGCGATGCCGACGAAGGCGAACTGCCCGGCGCAAAGCCGCGCTGGTTCTTCGCCCCGGACCAGATCCGCAAGCGCGCCAAGGAATGGGGCCCGGGCGGAATCGAGCAGCGCCTTGGCGCGGCATGGTCAGGTTTTGCGCCGCTGCTGGAGAGATGCCTGACCGTGGTGGAGAGCCGCGGACCCGAGGCGGTACGGCAGGTCTACCTCGACACGCTGAAGGGTCGTATTCCGCCTGAGCAGGGCCACATGCTTTCACTGCTCGGGTAA
- a CDS encoding DNA-3-methyladenine glycosylase 2 family protein produces the protein MTIHLETQSDLEEAVHELIKRDPRLKPVLATAGMPALRRREPGFAGLAHIVCGQQLSTASAAAIWGRLSTAFDPFDHHVVRRARTDRLGRLGLSAAKIKTLKHLAREITADRLNLEVLAEEDADAAHHTLISLPGIGPWTADVYLLFCLGHGDAWPVGDLAVQEGIRIGLGLQARPTEKQMAPLAEPWRPLRGAAAHLWWSYYRAMKKREGVITA, from the coding sequence ATGACCATCCACCTCGAAACCCAGTCCGATCTCGAAGAGGCAGTTCATGAGCTGATCAAGCGCGATCCGCGCCTGAAGCCCGTGCTTGCGACTGCGGGCATGCCCGCGTTGCGGCGGCGCGAGCCGGGTTTTGCGGGGCTTGCGCACATCGTCTGCGGACAGCAGCTTTCGACCGCGAGCGCCGCGGCGATCTGGGGGCGGCTGTCCACCGCCTTCGATCCGTTCGATCATCACGTGGTGCGGCGCGCCCGCACCGACCGATTGGGGCGGCTCGGCCTTTCCGCCGCCAAGATCAAGACGTTGAAGCATCTCGCGCGCGAAATCACGGCGGACCGGCTGAACCTCGAGGTGCTGGCCGAAGAGGATGCCGATGCCGCGCATCACACCCTGATCTCGCTGCCCGGCATCGGGCCCTGGACCGCGGACGTCTATCTGCTGTTCTGCCTCGGCCACGGCGATGCATGGCCGGTCGGCGACCTCGCCGTGCAGGAGGGCATCCGCATCGGGCTCGGGCTACAAGCGCGGCCGACGGAAAAGCAGATGGCGCCGCTCGCCGAACCCTGGCGGCCACTGCGCGGAGCCGCCGCGCATCTGTGGTGGAGCTACTATCGCGCCATGAAGAAGCGCGAGGGCGTGATCACGGCGTGA